The DNA window ATGACGGTGTTGATGTTTACGCGCAGGTTGGCAAATTTTTCCCGGCAGGGCTTAAGGGCCTCAAGCGTCTTCAAGGTCTTTTCAAAATTGCCTGGGACGGAGCGGATGGAATCCTGCATTTCGTAAAGGCCATCCAGCGCCACGTTAAGATCGAGCTGGAGCTTTGGGTTGTCCGTGCAGATTTTTGCCACCTGCTCCGCAGTGCGCTCCGGAAGCAAGCCGTTGGTGGGCAGGTTCACCCAGCGGATTCCGTTATTTGTGTAAAAAAGGTGCAGGATGCCGGCAAGTTCCCTCCGGAGCATGGGCTCGCCGCCTGAAAGCCATAAATCCGTGAAGGGCGGCATAGTTCTCGAAAGCTTCTGGACCTCATCCCAGGTGAGGTCGCCACGCTGGTTGAGTTCTTCCCAGTAAAAGCACGTCCGACATTTTGCATTACAGACAGAGGTTACAAAGAAGATAACAAGCTTCAGGCGCTTCGCGGGTCGGAGAGCGCGGAGTATCGAGCGGGATTGGGTCCCCCACTGGACAGGCATGGCAGATAGCGATTGTATCAGAACCGGGCCCACTCGCGTGAAAGCCTGAAGTGCCTGACTCTGCTTCCAGTCTCTCTACTTTGCCGCTTTGGCTCCCACTTGGGCGGGCAGAAAGTGTTGCAAAGCGGCCTGGGCCAGACGTCCTAAAACCAACAGGGCGGCGTTGTCGGCTGTCCATTGGTGATCGGGAGAGTCAAAGGCGAAGCCCGCCATGACGACAGGGCCGGCGGGCGTATCGGCAATTCCAACATCGTTGCGGACGGCGTCGAGAGCTCCGGTCTTGTGCTCCCAGGTGACGCCCGGGAGGCCGCTGGTGTAGCGGGGGAAGGCGTCAATGTCGCGCTGCTTGCCTAGAATTTTCAGCATCTGGTCGCAGGCCGCCGGAGTGAGGATCTCGTGCTGTTTGATCAGGGTGAGCAGGTGGACCATGTCATCCGCTGTTGTGACACCAAGGCCGAACTTTTTTGCCTCCTCGTTTGTGGCGTCCTTTTCATGAAAAACGTAGCCGTTCAGGGCCGTGTGCCGGAGTCCCAGCATGCGCATGCGAACATTCACGGGTTCGATCCCGACGGTCCGGATCACCATGTTGGTGGCCGTGTTGTCGCTCAAGTCGATCATCAGCGTGATGGCGTCGCCGAGTGTCAGGTTGATTTGCGGGTTCAGGTCCTGGAGGATCCCGGAGCCCTGCACACGATCAAAGTCAGTTTCCTTCACCGGCTGCGACCACTGCAGCTTGCCCTCCTGGATCTGAAAGAACGCCTCCACCATCACGGGCAATTTGATGACCGATGCCGTAGCAACTGGCTGGTCTGCAGCCAGGCCGTATCGTTCGCCGGTCTTCAGGTCCACCGCTGCAAAAGTTACCTTGCCGCCAAAGCGCGAGGCAATGGCGCCCAACTGGCGTCCGAATGGCGTTTGTTGCCGTTGAGGCGCAGCCACCGCGAATGCTCCGGAAAATAAGAATGACATGCAGATGATTACAAGAACGAACCTGCGCTGCCAAAATAAACACATGAAACATACCTCCTGGGAATAAACTTCGCCGGGCGTAATCCAACTTCCGTGCCTGGATGTTAAACGCAGCCGCGGCGGCAGCCAGGGCCGGCCTGCCCTGGGCAAGAGTAAACGTTTCTTAATCCATGCGCAACCCAAAGGCGCGCAGGCATGGACTTGGCCCAGCTGAATAAAGGCTTCGAAGGAATGGTGGAGAGGCCTTGACCGATCATGCAGGATTCCATTAGAAATGGGATTGAGCTTTTTTGCGACAGGAATCAGACCAGGATGCCACGTCAATGGCCGCATGGACTGTGGTTTCCTGCCATGGGAGGGTATACAGGCCGTGAATAATAAATCTTTAGGTTCTGAAGATACGGGCCAGGCCGGTGCGACCGGTACCGGGAACCGGGAGGAGGACGCGATCTACCAGAATGGAAAGCTGGTGGCGCGTGTTGTTAAACCGGACGTGGACCTGGAGGCCAAAGAAATCCGCTTCGATGAGGTCCTTGACAGCGACCATCTTATCCTGGCTGACGATTGTGAGTTCCAGAAGTACAGAATTATTGTCCAGAAGATTGCATTTTCCACCAAGGTGGACCATCGGCCTGGCAGGAATGGCAGAACTCTGGCGGGGTGCACGGCCCAAATTCTTGGCTACATCGAGCAGTAGCCTGCGAGCGCTGGATCGCAAGGACGCAACAAGGCACTGGTTGAACGATCGGTGCGGGCTGCGGCCCGCGGGGCTATTGAAGTCAATTCACCAGCATTGCCCGCAGAAAAGTTTCTTCCCCGGCTGGGTCCAGGCGGCTCGCATGCCCGCGGCCACTCGCTACCTGGAGCCGGATCTTTTCCCACGTCTGTTCCGGAAGGGACAGGAAGACGCGGACGACATCGGGGTCGAACTGCTTTCCGGATTCGCGAATTATCTCCTCGCGCGCTGTCTTAAATGGCTGGGCCTGGCGATAGGGCCGGTCAGAGGTCATGGCGTCCAAAGTGTCTGCGATCGTAAAAATCCTGGCTCCCAGGGGAATCTCTTCTCCCGTGAGCCCCTGCGGGTAGCCGGCTCCGTCATAACGCTCCTGGTGTGCCAGGACGATTTCCGCCGCTGAAGAGAGGAAGGGAATGCGGCTGAGCAGCTCGAACCCGATGCGGACGTGTGTCTGCATGATGGCCATTTCTTCCGGAGTAAGCTTTCCCTGCTTCAACAGGACCGAGTCCGGGATGCCGATCTTGCCGATGTCGTGCAGGTAAGCGCCGCGGGCAATTGTTTTAAGCTGCTCATTGGTGCAGCCCACAGCCCGCGCGATTTCCAGGCAGTAGAGGCTGACACGGCGGGAGTGGCCGGCGGTTTCAGTATCCCGAAGGTCAAGTGCAGCCCCCAGCGCTTCGAGGGTCT is part of the Acidobacteriota bacterium genome and encodes:
- a CDS encoding serine hydrolase; its protein translation is MRPLTWHPGLIPVAKKLNPISNGILHDRSRPLHHSFEAFIQLGQVHACAPLGCAWIKKRLLLPRAGRPWLPPRLRLTSRHGSWITPGEVYSQEVCFMCLFWQRRFVLVIICMSFLFSGAFAVAAPQRQQTPFGRQLGAIASRFGGKVTFAAVDLKTGERYGLAADQPVATASVIKLPVMVEAFFQIQEGKLQWSQPVKETDFDRVQGSGILQDLNPQINLTLGDAITLMIDLSDNTATNMVIRTVGIEPVNVRMRMLGLRHTALNGYVFHEKDATNEEAKKFGLGVTTADDMVHLLTLIKQHEILTPAACDQMLKILGKQRDIDAFPRYTSGLPGVTWEHKTGALDAVRNDVGIADTPAGPVVMAGFAFDSPDHQWTADNAALLVLGRLAQAALQHFLPAQVGAKAAK
- a CDS encoding response regulator, with translation MGEKETKPRVLLVDDESAVWQILGEKLGRNGFDWRGRSSGQEALACLEKEPFDAVVSDLKMPGMSGLELLAETQKRHPNVAFIMATGEDDIRVAVDAMKHGADDYLVKPFQLDAAVDSVRRALRKKLMEAELERYRHQLEDMVERRTHQLQVAMKRVERAYDETLEALGAALDLRDTETAGHSRRVSLYCLEIARAVGCTNEQLKTIARGAYLHDIGKIGIPDSVLLKQGKLTPEEMAIMQTHVRIGFELLSRIPFLSSAAEIVLAHQERYDGAGYPQGLTGEEIPLGARIFTIADTLDAMTSDRPYRQAQPFKTAREEIIRESGKQFDPDVVRVFLSLPEQTWEKIRLQVASGRGHASRLDPAGEETFLRAMLVN